The following are encoded together in the Thunnus thynnus chromosome 15, fThuThy2.1, whole genome shotgun sequence genome:
- the psmb10 gene encoding proteasome subunit beta type-10, with protein sequence MLHSLKPCELQAGGFCFENSRRNTVLESSLSELGFKAPNARKTGTTIAGVVYKDGVILGADTRATDDMVVADKNCMKIHYIAPKIYCCGAGVAADAEVTTQIMASNVELHTLNTGRPPLVAMVTRQLKQMLFRYQGHVGSSLIVGGVDVNGAHLYSVYPHGSYDKLPFLTMGSGAAAAVSVFEDRFKPNMELEEAKQLVRDAITAGIFCDLGSGSNVDLCVITQAGVEFLRGYDKPATKGKKEGQYRYKRGTTAVLTKTITPISLDVVDESVQTMDTE encoded by the exons ATGCTCCACAGTTTGAAGCCCTGTGAGCTCCAGGCTGGAGGTTTCTGCTTTGAAAACAGCCGCAG AAACACAGTTTTGGAGTCCAGTTTGTCAGAGCTCGGCTTCAAAGCTCCCAACGCCAGAAAGACCGGGACAACCATCGCTGGTGTCGTTTACAAG GATGGAGTGATCCTGGGAGCAGACACCAGGGCGACAGACGACATGGTGGTGGCCGACAAAAACTGCATGAAGATTCACTACATCGCTCCTAAGATCTA ctGCTGTGGCGCCGGCGTTGCCGCAGACGCAGAGGTCACCACACAGATAATGGCGTCCAACGTGGAGCTGCACACACTCAACACCGGGCGACCTCCTCTCGTTGCCATGGTAACCCGACAGCTGAAACAGATGCTGTTCAG GTACCAGGGTCACGTCGGGTCATCTCTGATCGTTGGAGGAGTCGATGTGAATGGAGCTCACCTGTACAGTGTTTACCCACACGGCTCCTACGACAAGCTGCCCTTCCTCACTATGG GTTctggtgctgcagctgctgtctctGTATTTGAGGACAGATTCAAACCAAACATGGAG ctggaGGAGGCGAAACAGCTCGTACGAGACGCCATCACCGCTGGGATTTTCTGTGACCTGGGTTCAGGCAGCAACGTGGACCTGTGTGTCATCACCCAGGCCGGGGTGGAGTTCCTGCGAGGCTACGACAAACCCGCGACCAAGGGCAAAAA GGAGGGACAGTACAGGTATAAGCGCGGCACCACAGCCGTCCTCACCAAAACCATCACCCCGATCTCTCTGGATGTGGTCGACGAGTCTGTTCAGACCATGGACACTGAATAA